One segment of Trypanosoma brucei brucei TREU927 chromosome 8, complete sequence DNA contains the following:
- a CDS encoding amino acid transporter, putative, with amino-acid sequence MTSINAQPPNSATYPQDDHGSAEVVNPNPEAPLSQNELKNSGGCFARVSLFMATIIPPGGIAASAFNIAASSVGAGIIGLPSAANSSGLVMAMIYLIIITAMSVFTMHNLAVVADKTNVYTYEGVARVLLGRWGEYYVAVVRAFHGFSACVAYVISVGDILSATLKGTNAPDFLKQKSGNRLLTIGMWLCFMLPLVIPRHIDSLRYVSTIAVSFMVYLVIAIVVHSCMNGLPENIKNVSVGKDDNAEIILFNSGNRAIEGLGVIMFAYVCQVVALEVYENMTNRSVGRFVIASAIALGICFTLYVMTAFFGYMDFGRAVTGSVLLMYDPVNEPAIMVGFVGVLVKLCVSYAILAMACRNALYDVVGWDADKVAFWKHCIAVVTLSVVMLLCGLFIPKITTVLGFAGSISGGSLGFILPSLLVMYSGGFTWQKVGPFYYLTTYAVLLTGVIAIVFGTGATIWGTATG; translated from the coding sequence atgaccaGCATCAATGCCCAACCACCCAACTCAGCCACTTATCCTCAGGATGATCATGGCAGCGCAGAAGTTGTGAACCCAAATCCTGAGGCACCCCTTTCCCAAAATGAACTAAAGAATAGTGGTGGTTGCTTTGCCAGGGTGAGTTTATTTATGGCAACTATCATCCCACCGGGAGGTATCGCCGCAAGCGCCTTCAACATTGCCGCTTCATCTGTTGGTGCCGGTATCATTGGCTTGCCTTCTGCCGCCAACAGCAGTGGGCTTGTGATGGCGATGATTTatcttattatcattacgGCAATGTCTGTGTTTACAATGCACAATCTCGCAGTGGTTGCTGATAAGACTAATGTGTACACGTACGAAGGAGTTGCCCGTGTCCTGCTGGGTCGCTGGGGAGAGTACTACGTAGCTGTTGTTCGTGCTTTCCATGGCTTTAGTGCATGTGTGGCATATGTGATTTCTGTGGGTGATATCCTGAGTGCTACCTTAAAGGGTACCAACGCTCCGGATTTCCTGAAGCAGAAGTCAGGCAACCGGCTGCTTACAATTGGCATGTGGTTATGCTTCATGCTTCCACTTGTAATACCTCGGCACATTGACTCCCTACGTTATGTTTCAACCATCGCCGTCAGTTTCATGGTGTACCTCGTCATCGCCATTGTAGTGCACTCATGCATGAATGGGTTACCGGAAAATATCAAGAACGTCAGTGTGGGAAAGGATGACAATGCTGAGATTATATTGTTTAACAGTGGGAACAGAGCCATCGAAGGTCTTGGGGTGATAATGTTCGCATATGTGTGCCAAGTTGTCGCACTTGAAGTTTATGAGAACATGACAAACCGGTCCGTGGGAAGGTTCGTAATTGCATCTGCAATTGCATTGGGTATCTGCTTCACATTGTACGTAATGACAGCCTTCTTTGGTTACATGGACTTTGGTCGTGCTGTTACTGGCTCTGTGCTTCTGATGTATGACCCAGTGAATGAACCTGCAATTATGGTCGGTTTCGTTGGTGTGCTCGTCAAGCTATGCGTATCATACGCTATTCTCGCTATGGCTTGCCGCAATGCACTGTATGATGTCGTGGGATGGGATGCCGACAAGGTTGCCTTCTGGAAGCATTGCATTGCCGTTGTTACTCTCTCTGTCGTCATGTTGTTGTGTGGCTTATTCATCCCAAAAATCACAACTGTGCTGGGGTTCGCTGGTTCCATCTCTGGTGGATCGCTGGGTTtcattcttccttccttattGGTGATGTATTCCGGTGGCTTTACGTGGCAGAAGGTGGGTCCGTTTTATTATCTTACTACATACGCTGTATTACTTACAGGTGTTATTGCCATTGTATTTGGTACGGGAGCGACCATCTGGGGAACTGCGACTGGTTAA
- a CDS encoding amino acid transporter, putative: MFKLLRIITPSLALWFLTPGQSTSFTLRGHLPQSHSLYLFSPISSRLSKGTKAGQTAPLMHPDGTTAPDSWRLTNPPDSVEAGATEGAATGSSIPHGSPEATGDKVGENNDRDQLTASGGERSQPFMECVKKVIPPGGLVSTVFNLAAMCIGAGILGLPAAANSSGLVMMFVYPTVIVFLSIYSLYCLATQIERHGLKSYEGMSRALLGPWSAYLTGVLRALNTFGACVAFIIAVGDILSAILKGTNAPDFLKQKSGNRLLTSIIWLCFMLPLVIPRSVNTLRYISTIGITSICYLVVVIVVHSYMNGLPDNIKKVHLTGAPGDEGIHLFGTGNKAVEGPGVFMFAFLCQANSFEVYLGMPQPNVHRFTAYTAIAMAVCFVLCIFAAFFGYLDFGGAVTGSVLLMYDPVNEPAIMVGFVGVLVKLCASYALLAMACRNALYSFVGWDADEVAFWKHCVFVISLSAVILLCGLFIPTINTVFGFVGAVCGGFLAFILPSLFIMYGGGWSLKTVGWCHYLATYAVLFAGVALCVFGTGATVYSVAVEW, translated from the coding sequence ATGTTTAAACTTCTTCGTATCATCACTCCGTCCCTGGCTCTTTGGTTCTTAACACCAGGACAGTCGACTTCGTTCACATTGCGTGGGCATCTCCCTCAGTCCCATTCGCTGTACCTTTTCTCCCCAATTTCTTCTAGACTTTCCAAAGGCACAAAAGCAGGACAGACAGCGCCTCTTATGCATCCTGACGGAACCACTGCGCCTGATTCCTGGAGGCTCACGAACCCACCAGACTCCGTTGAGGCGGGGGCCACTGAGGGTGCGGCAACAGGTTCCTCAATCCCACATGGATCACCGGAGGCAACAGGTGACAAGGTTGGTGAAAACAATGACAGAGACCAATTGACCGCTTCGGGGGGGGAACGTTCGCAGCCATTCATGGAGTGCGTCAAAAAAGTGATACCGCCGGGTGGTTTGGTCTCCACGGTGTTCAATCTCGCTGCCATGTGCATCGGTGCCGGCATCCTCGGTCTTCCCGCAGCAGCTAATAGCAGCGGTCTGGTGATGATGTTTGTGTATCCTAcagttattgtttttctttccatataCTCGCTCTACTGCCTCGCCACGCAGATAGAAAGGCACGGTCTAAAGTCCTACGAAGGCATGTCGAGGGCGCTGCTGGGTCCATGGTCCGCTTACCTTACTGGCGTGCTGCGTGCGCTCAATACCTTTGGCGCCTGCGTGGCGTTTATCATTGCCGTGGGTGATATCCTGAGTGCCATTCTAAAGGGTACCAACGCTCCAGATTTCCTGAAGCAGAAGTCAGGCAACCGATTGCTAACGTCCATCATCTGGCTATGTTTCATGCTCCCACTTGTAATACCCCGCAGCGTAAACACACTCCGCTACATATCAACCATAGGAATTACATCCATCTGCTACCTTGTTGTCGTTATCGTGGTGCATTCGTACATGAATGGATTACCCGACAACATCAAAAAAGTGCATTTGACTGGTGCCCCAGGTGATGAAGGCATTCACCTCTTTGGCACAGGAAATAAAGCAGTGGAAGGTCCGGGCGTCTTCATGTTCGCTTTTCTCTGCCAAGCGAATTCGTTCGAAGTATACTTGGGCATGCCGCAACCCAACGTGCACAGGTTTACAGCCTACACAGCCATCGCCATGGCCGTATGCTTCGTGCTGTGCATTTTCGCAGCCTTCTTTGGTTACCTGGATTTTGGTGGGGCTGTTACTGGATCTGTGCTTCTGATGTATGACCCAGTGAATGAACCTGCAATTATGGTCGGTTTCGTTGGTGTGCTCGTCAAGCTGTGTGCGTCATATGCATTGCTGGCAATGGCTTGTCGTAATGCACTGTATAGTTTTGTTGGGTGGGATGCCGACGAGGTCGCCTTCTGGAAGCATTGCGTTTTTGTGATCTCCCTCTCTGCGGTTATCTTATTGTGCGGTCTCTTCATCCCAACCATAAACACGGTGTTTGGCTTCGTTGGGGCTGTTTGTGGAGGCTTTCTTGCCTTCATCCTCCCTTCGCTATTCATCATGTATGGCGGGGGCTGGTCCCTGAAGACGGTTGGATGGTGCCACTACCTTGCGACATATGCAGTGCTGTTTGCAGGGGTGGCATTATGCGTATTTGGTACAGGCGCTACCGTGTACAGTGTCGCAGTGGAGTGGTAA
- a CDS encoding amino acid transporter 1, putative, with product MTSIKTKSPTSVTYPQDDHGSAEAGQANAEVERPQPEERKDGGGCFARVSLFMATIIPPGGIAASAFNIGSTTIGAGIFGLPAAANSSGLVMAMIYLIIITAMTIFSIYALGVAAERTNIRTYEGVARALLGPWGAFCTAAARTFFSFSACVAYVISVGDILSATLKGTNAPDFLKQKSGNRLLTSLMWLCFMLPLVIPRHIDSLRHVSTIAFILMIYTVVVVVVHSCMNGLPENIKNVSVGKDDNAEIILFNSGNRAIEGLGVFIFSYLFHITAYEVYMDMTNRSVGKFVLVVIIAMGMCLPMYALTAFFGYMDFGRNVTGSVLLQYDPVNYPAIMVGFVGVLVMLFVSYALLGLACRNALYDVIGWDFREVAFWKHCIAVVTLSVVMLLCGLFIPKITTVLGFAGSFCGGLLGFILPALFFMYSGGFTWQKVGPFYYISTYVLLITGVIAAVFGTGATIWAVTVG from the coding sequence atgaccaGCATCAAGACCAAGTCGCCAACGTCAGTCACTTATCCTCAGGATGATCATGGCAGCGCAGAAGCTGGGCAAGCGAATGCTGAGGTGGAACGCCCACAGCCAGAGGAACGGAAAGATGGTGGTGGTTGCTTTGCCAGGGTGAGTTTATTTATGGCAACTATCATCCCACCGGGAGGTATCGCCGCAAGTGCCTTCAACATCGGATCAACTACCATTGGTGCCGGCATTTTTGGCTTGCCAGCAGCCGCCAACAGCAGTGGGCTTGTGATGGCGATGATTTatcttattatcattaccgCCATGACTATTTTCTCCATATATGCTCTTGGTGTCGCCGCTGAAAGAACAAACATTCGTACATACGAAGGAGTTGCCCGTGCACTACTGGGTCCATGGGGTGCATTTTGCACTGCTGCAGCCCGTACTTTCTTCAGTTTCAGTGCATGTGTGGCATATGTGATTTCTGTGGGTGATATCCTGAGTGCTACCTTAAAGGGTACCAATGCTCCGGATTTCCTGAAGCAGAAGTCAGGCAACCGGCTATTGACATCCCTCATGTGGTTATGCTTCATGCTTCCACTTGTAATACCTCGGCACATTGACTCCCTACGTCACGTTTCAACCATCGCGTTTATCCTCATGATTTATACTGTGGTTGTAGTGGTGGTGCATTCATGCATGAATGGGTTACCGGAAAATATCAAGAACGTCAGTGTGGGAAAGGATGACAATGCTGAGATTATACTGTTTAACAGTGGGAACAGAGCCATCGAAGGTCTTGGGGTGTTCATCTTTTCCTATCTTTTTCATATTACCGCGTATGAGGTCTATATGGACATGACAAACCGTTCGGTGGGTAAGTTCGTTCTGGTTGTCATCATTGCGATGGGTATGTGTCTTCCCATGTATGCACTGACAGCCTTCTTTGGTTACATGGATTTTGGTCGCAACGTTACCGGCTCTGTGCTCCTACAGTACGACCCTGTGAACTACCCAGCGATTATGGTCGGTTTCGTTGGTGTGCTCGTGATGTTGTTCGTATCGTATGCACTTTTGGGATTGGCTTGCCGCAATGCGCTGTATGATGTCATCGGGTGGGACTTCAGAGAGGTTGCTTTCTGGAAGCATTGCATTGCCGTCGTTACTCTCTCTGTCGTCATGTTGCTGTGTGGCTTATTCATCCCCAAAATCACAACTGTGCTGGGATTCGCTGGATCTTTCTGTGGTGGATTGTTGGGTTTCATTCTTCCTGCGCTATTCTTCATGTATTCTGGTGGCTTTACGTGGCAAAAGGTTGGTCCCTTTTATTACATTTCCACTTATGTTCTACTGATCACAGGTGTTATCGCAGCCGTATTTGGCACAGGTGCTACCATTTGGGCAGTTACTGTGGGATGA
- a CDS encoding amino acid transporter, putative — MTSIKTKSPTSVTYPRNDHGSAEVVNPNPEAPLSQNELKNSGGCFARVSLFMATIIPPGGIAASAFNIAASSVGAGIIGLPSAANSSGLVMAMIYLIIITAMSVFTMHNLAVVADKTNVYTYEGVARVLLGRWGKYYVAVVRAFHGFSACVAYVISVGDILSATLKGTNAPDFLKQKSGNRLLTIGMWLCFMLPLVIPRRIDSLRYVSTFAVSFMVYLVIAIVVHSCMNGLPENIKNVSVGKDDNAEIILFNSGNRAIEGLGVIMFAYVCQVVALEVYENMTNRSVGRFVIASAIALGICFTLYVMTSFFGYMDFGRAVTGSVLLMYDPVNEPAIMVGFVGVLVKLCVSYAILAMACRNALYDVVGWDADKVAFWKHCIAVVTLSVVMLLCGLFIPKINTVLGFAGSISGGSLGFILPSLLVMYSGGFTWQKVGPFYYLTTYAVLLTGVIAIVFGTGCAIWGTFTG, encoded by the coding sequence atgaccaGCATCAAGACCAAGTCGCCAACGTCAGTCACTTATCCTCGGAATGATCATGGCAGCGCAGAAGTTGTGAACCCAAATCCTGAGGCACCCCTTTCCCAAAATGAACTAAAGAATAGTGGTGGTTGCTTTGCCAGGGTGAGTTTATTTATGGCAACTATCATCCCACCGGGAGGTATCGCCGCAAGCGCCTTCAACATTGCCGCTTCATCTGTTGGTGCCGGTATCATTGGCTTGCCTTCTGCCGCCAACAGCAGTGGGCTTGTGATGGCGATGATTTatcttattatcattacgGCAATGTCTGTGTTTACAATGCACAATCTCGCAGTGGTTGCTGATAAGACTAATGTGTACACGTACGAAGGAGTTGCCCGTGTCCTGCTGGGTCGCTGGGGTAAGTACTACGTAGCTGTGGTTCGTGCTTTCCATGGCTTTAGTGCATGTGTGGCATATGTGATTTCTGTGGGTGATATCCTGAGTGCTACCTTAAAGGGTACCAACGCTCCGGATTTCCTGAAGCAGAAGTCAGGCAACCGACTGCTTACAATTGGCATGTGGTTATGCTTCATGCTTCCACTTGTAATACCTCGGCGCATTGACTCCCTACGTTATGTTTCAACGTTCGCCGTCAGTTTCATGGTGTACCTTGTCATCGCCATTGTAGTGCACTCATGCATGAATGGGTTACCGGAAAATATCAAGAACGTCAGTGTGGGAAAGGATGACAATGCTGAGATTATATTGTTTAACAGTGGGAACAGAGCCATCGAAGGTCTTGGGGTGATAATGTTCGCATATGTGTGCCAAGTTGTCGCACTTGAAGTTTATGAGAACATGACAAACCGGTCCGTGGGAAGGTTCGTAATTGCATCTGCAATTGCATTGGGTATCTGCTTCACATTGTACGTAATGACATCCTTTTTTGGTTACATGGACTTTGGTCGTGCTGTTACTGGCTCTGTGCTTCTGATGTATGACCCAGTGAATGAACCTGCAATTATGGTCGGTTTCGTTGGTGTGCTCGTCAAGCTATGCGTATCATACGCTATTCTCGCTATGGCTTGCCGCAATGCACTGTATGATGTCGTGGGATGGGATGCCGACAAGGTTGCCTTCTGGAAGCATTGCATTGCCGTTGTTACTCTCTCTGTCGTCATGTTGTTGTGTGGCTTATTCATCCCAAAGATCAACACAGTTCTTGGGTTCGCTGGTTCCATCTCTGGTGGATCGCTGGGTTtcattcttccttccttattGGTGATGTATTCCGGTGGCTTTACGTGGCAGAAGGTGGGTCCGTTTTATTATCTTACTACATACGCTGTATTACTTACAGGTGTTATTGCCATTGTATTTGGCACGGGGTGCGCTATCTGGGGAACTTTCACTGGTTAG